One window from the genome of Acinetobacter lanii encodes:
- the rfbB gene encoding dTDP-glucose 4,6-dehydratase, protein MNVIVTGGAGFIGSAVIRHIIKNTNHYILNLDKLTYAGNLKSLAEVSNDSRYQFSQTDICDRNELDWLFKAFQPDAIMHLAAESHVDRSIKGSAAFIETNIIGTYQLLEAARYYWNHLSEDKKQAFRFHHISTDEVYGDLKGIDELFNETTSYAPSSPYSATKASSDHLVRAWQRTYGLPTIITNCSNNYGPYHFPEKLIPLVILNALVGKPLPIYGNGEQIRDWLYVEDHARALCKVMTEAKVGETYNIGGHNEQKNIDVVKSICQLLEELAPEKPEGVEHYQDLITYVQDRPGHDLRYAIDARKIQKDLGWVPEESFESGLRKTVQWYLDNQQWVAHIQSGEYQNWLQQQYPIEKVG, encoded by the coding sequence ATGAATGTTATTGTGACAGGCGGTGCAGGCTTTATTGGATCAGCTGTGATACGCCATATAATAAAAAATACCAACCATTATATTTTGAATTTAGATAAGCTCACCTATGCTGGAAATCTTAAGTCTTTAGCTGAAGTCTCAAATGACTCGCGATACCAATTTTCCCAAACTGATATTTGTGATCGTAATGAACTCGATTGGCTCTTTAAAGCCTTTCAACCTGATGCGATTATGCATCTTGCTGCTGAGTCTCATGTTGACCGTTCTATAAAAGGTTCAGCTGCTTTTATTGAAACCAATATTATTGGAACCTATCAGTTATTAGAAGCGGCAAGATACTATTGGAATCATTTATCTGAAGATAAAAAACAAGCATTCAGGTTTCATCATATTTCCACAGATGAAGTCTATGGGGATTTAAAGGGAATAGATGAGCTATTCAATGAAACCACCTCATATGCACCGAGTTCACCTTATTCGGCAACTAAAGCCAGTTCAGATCACTTGGTCCGCGCTTGGCAACGTACGTATGGTTTACCAACGATTATCACCAATTGCTCAAATAATTATGGACCCTATCATTTTCCAGAAAAATTGATTCCCTTAGTGATCTTAAACGCTTTAGTGGGTAAGCCTTTGCCAATATATGGCAATGGTGAGCAGATTCGTGATTGGTTATATGTGGAGGATCATGCACGTGCTTTATGTAAAGTGATGACAGAAGCGAAAGTCGGTGAAACCTATAATATTGGGGGACATAACGAGCAAAAAAATATTGATGTTGTAAAAAGCATTTGCCAATTATTAGAAGAGCTCGCACCTGAAAAGCCCGAAGGCGTAGAACATTATCAAGATTTGATTACCTATGTACAAGATCGTCCAGGACATGACCTACGTTATGCGATTGATGCCAGAAAAATTCAAAAAGATTTAGGATGGGTACCTGAAGAAAGCTTTGAAAGTGGCTTAAGAAAGACAGTGCAATGGTATTTAGATAATCAGCAATGGGTTGCACATATTCAATCAGGTGAGTACCAAAATTGGCTACAGCAGCAATACCCAATTGAAAAGGTTGGTTAA
- a CDS encoding polysaccharide biosynthesis protein: protein MKKLIRSLASLPRRQKQIVLVMMDICALPIMMWLAYAIRLARPNVQIMQGLETWYIYVAVFGIGAFILLGVYSAIVRSFNEDYLLRISIGTFIQIVALYTIKKLNIAFIPMSIPLMYGFMLFSYMWWSRALIRYLTLKTFALKQGRRRVAIYGAGLAGQQIAAALKRSDNYLPVCFIDDKRSLQGQSLSGLKIYGPQRAQQKLGKFGIEEVLLAMPSVGRARKKAIIDTFDTSDVKIMELPGVTQLVDGQVQVSDIREVDIIDLLGRDPVPPKPELLEKNIKYKVVMVTGAGGSIGSELCRQIVKHQPKMLVLFEMSEFALYSIDRELQTSGVQIIPVLGSVTNQVKLERILKQYSVQTVYHAAAYKHVPLVEANPFEGIYNTSIGTQRSVDAAVAQGVETFVLISTDKAVRPTNVMGASKRMAELYCQGLASTNPTTQISIVRFGNVLGSSGSVVPLFKKQIAQGGPVTVTHPEVTRYFMTIPEAAQLVIQAGAMGIGGDVFLLDMGEAIKIKDLAKQMIRLSGFKAVDEQGNGDIEIQFTGLRDGEKLYEELLINQNNVSTTKHERIFKSFEAYYSVNEIRAVFDELKSLSLSGSDTQRVRNILISYVEGYMSKASHIE, encoded by the coding sequence GTGAAAAAACTCATCCGATCGCTTGCCTCATTACCACGTCGTCAAAAACAAATAGTTTTGGTGATGATGGACATCTGTGCTTTACCGATCATGATGTGGTTGGCTTATGCGATTCGTTTGGCTCGTCCCAATGTACAGATCATGCAAGGTCTTGAGACATGGTATATCTATGTTGCTGTATTTGGCATTGGGGCGTTTATTTTACTCGGTGTATATAGCGCCATTGTGAGATCATTCAATGAAGACTATTTACTCCGTATTTCCATCGGTACCTTTATTCAGATTGTGGCGTTATACACCATTAAAAAGCTGAATATTGCCTTTATTCCCATGAGTATTCCACTGATGTACGGCTTTATGCTGTTTTCGTACATGTGGTGGAGTCGAGCACTGATTCGCTATTTGACTTTAAAAACCTTTGCACTTAAGCAGGGAAGACGCCGTGTTGCAATCTATGGCGCAGGACTAGCAGGACAACAAATTGCAGCAGCCTTAAAGCGTTCAGACAATTATCTGCCTGTGTGTTTTATTGATGATAAACGTTCTTTACAAGGACAATCTTTGAGTGGCTTAAAAATTTATGGGCCGCAAAGAGCACAGCAAAAGTTGGGCAAATTTGGCATTGAAGAAGTTTTGCTTGCCATGCCTTCTGTTGGGCGGGCACGTAAAAAAGCAATTATTGATACTTTTGATACTTCAGATGTGAAAATCATGGAGTTACCAGGCGTTACCCAATTGGTCGATGGTCAGGTGCAAGTGTCAGACATTCGAGAAGTGGATATTATTGACCTGCTAGGTCGTGATCCGGTTCCACCGAAACCTGAGCTATTAGAAAAGAATATTAAATATAAAGTAGTGATGGTGACTGGGGCAGGGGGATCGATTGGCTCTGAACTGTGCCGTCAAATCGTGAAGCATCAACCGAAAATGTTGGTACTATTTGAAATGTCTGAGTTTGCGTTATATTCCATTGATCGGGAATTACAAACATCAGGTGTTCAGATCATTCCAGTTTTAGGCTCTGTGACCAATCAAGTCAAATTAGAACGTATTTTGAAGCAATACAGCGTTCAAACGGTATACCACGCAGCAGCTTATAAACATGTGCCATTGGTCGAAGCCAATCCATTTGAGGGGATTTACAATACTTCGATTGGCACGCAGCGTAGTGTTGATGCTGCGGTTGCACAAGGGGTTGAAACATTTGTTTTGATTTCAACAGACAAAGCGGTACGTCCGACCAATGTCATGGGTGCATCTAAGCGTATGGCAGAGTTATATTGTCAGGGGCTTGCTTCCACGAATCCTACAACCCAAATCAGTATTGTGCGTTTTGGCAATGTTTTAGGTTCGTCAGGTTCTGTCGTCCCTTTGTTTAAAAAACAAATCGCGCAAGGTGGTCCTGTGACAGTAACCCATCCAGAAGTAACGCGTTACTTTATGACGATTCCAGAAGCTGCACAGTTGGTGATTCAAGCTGGGGCAATGGGAATTGGTGGAGATGTGTTTTTATTAGATATGGGGGAAGCAATAAAAATTAAAGACTTAGCTAAGCAAATGATACGCTTAAGTGGGTTTAAAGCTGTTGATGAACAGGGCAATGGCGATATCGAAATTCAGTTTACAGGGCTACGCGATGGTGAAAAACTGTATGAAGAATTATTGATTAATCAAAACAACGTAAGTACCACAAAACATGAACGTATTTTTAAATCATTTGAAGCATATTATAGCGTCAATGAAATACGGGCGGTTTTTGATGAGCTTAAGTCATTATCACTAAGTGGTTCTGATACTCAACGGGTGCGTAATATACTCATTTCATATGTCGAAGGTTATATGTCTAAAGCGAGTCATATCGAATAA
- a CDS encoding DegT/DnrJ/EryC1/StrS family aminotransferase: MLNSAFEPWPSFTQAEADAVSKVLLSNKVNYWTGQECREFEKEFAQFVGTRHAVAVANGTVALDLALKALGIGAGDDVIVTSRTFLASASSIVTAGANPIFADVELDSQNISSRTIEEVITPNTKAIICVHLAGWMCDMDPIMQLAEEKGIFVIEDCAQAHGAMYKGKSAGSIGHIGAWSFCQDKIMTTGGEGGMVTTNDESLWKKMWSYKDHGKNFDSVYNKQHPPGFRWLHDSFGTNWRMMEMQAVIGRLQLKQMPEWTAKRNANMARIQAVFENCPYFTVSKPSTDYVHAAYKCYVQVNIGALPEGWSRDRIMAEISAQAVPCFSGSCSEVYLEKAFDETSWRPETRLANAKALGESSLMFLVHPTLSEQSLQKTVDAIQSVIAKI, encoded by the coding sequence ATGTTAAACAGTGCATTTGAGCCTTGGCCAAGCTTTACCCAAGCAGAAGCCGATGCGGTATCAAAAGTCCTTTTGTCAAATAAAGTGAATTATTGGACAGGTCAGGAATGCCGTGAATTTGAAAAGGAATTTGCACAGTTTGTAGGAACCCGACACGCCGTTGCGGTGGCGAATGGTACGGTGGCACTGGATTTAGCGCTGAAAGCCCTCGGCATCGGTGCGGGTGATGATGTGATTGTTACTTCACGCACGTTCTTGGCTTCAGCAAGCTCGATTGTCACGGCTGGTGCCAATCCAATTTTTGCTGATGTTGAACTCGATTCGCAAAACATCTCAAGTCGTACTATTGAAGAGGTGATCACACCGAATACCAAAGCGATTATTTGTGTGCATTTGGCAGGTTGGATGTGTGATATGGATCCAATCATGCAATTGGCTGAGGAAAAAGGCATTTTCGTGATTGAGGATTGTGCTCAAGCACATGGTGCGATGTACAAAGGCAAATCCGCAGGTTCAATCGGTCATATTGGCGCATGGTCATTCTGCCAAGACAAGATTATGACCACCGGCGGTGAAGGTGGTATGGTCACCACCAATGATGAAAGTCTTTGGAAAAAAATGTGGTCGTACAAAGACCATGGCAAAAACTTTGATAGCGTTTATAACAAACAACATCCACCGGGTTTCCGTTGGTTGCATGACTCATTTGGTACTAATTGGCGCATGATGGAAATGCAAGCGGTGATTGGTCGTTTGCAACTGAAACAAATGCCTGAATGGACAGCAAAACGCAATGCTAATATGGCACGTATCCAAGCGGTCTTTGAAAATTGTCCTTATTTTACCGTTTCTAAACCATCTACTGATTATGTGCATGCGGCTTATAAATGTTATGTACAAGTGAATATTGGTGCTTTGCCTGAAGGCTGGTCACGTGATCGCATCATGGCAGAAATTAGTGCGCAAGCGGTGCCATGTTTTAGTGGTTCATGTTCAGAAGTGTATTTAGAAAAGGCCTTTGATGAGACATCGTGGCGTCCAGAGACACGTTTAGCCAATGCCAAAGCTTTAGGTGAAAGTAGTCTGATGTTTCTGGTGCATCCAACCTTGTCTGAGCAAAGTCTGCAAAAAACAGTGGATGCGATTCAAAGCGTGATTGCAAAAATTTAA
- a CDS encoding acetyltransferase, translating to MTTLYAIYGASGCGRSLMPIARQQLSRQQLAREQDQSEIVFIDDALTEIDSVNGHRAMNYQSFLNESASTKYVQIAIANSRVREKIAQRLEADGIQLWSISADNVILMDEVQIAEGSALSPFVTITSNITIGKCFHANLYSYVEHDCVIGDFVTFAPGVKCNGNIHIHDHAYIGAGAMIKQGTPDQPLVIGKGAIVGMGAVVTKSVTAGATVVGNPARIVTTSQQ from the coding sequence ATGACAACACTTTATGCAATTTATGGTGCTTCAGGTTGTGGGCGTAGTCTCATGCCGATTGCCCGTCAACAACTGTCACGTCAGCAATTGGCGCGTGAACAAGATCAATCTGAAATTGTCTTTATAGATGATGCCTTAACAGAAATTGATTCTGTGAACGGTCATCGTGCCATGAATTATCAATCTTTTTTAAATGAATCGGCATCGACAAAATACGTGCAAATTGCGATTGCCAATAGTCGTGTACGAGAAAAAATCGCCCAACGTTTAGAAGCGGATGGCATTCAGCTTTGGTCGATCTCTGCCGATAACGTCATTTTGATGGATGAAGTTCAAATCGCGGAAGGTTCAGCACTCAGTCCATTTGTCACCATTACCTCCAATATTACAATCGGCAAATGCTTCCACGCCAATTTATATAGCTATGTGGAGCATGATTGTGTGATTGGGGATTTCGTTACTTTTGCGCCAGGCGTAAAATGCAATGGCAATATTCATATTCACGACCATGCCTATATTGGTGCAGGTGCCATGATTAAGCAGGGCACCCCCGATCAGCCTTTAGTGATTGGCAAAGGTGCGATTGTCGGCATGGGCGCCGTGGTCACCAAAAGTGTCACTGCAGGTGCAACAGTAGTGGGTAATCCTGCGCGGATTGTCACGACTTCACAACAATAA
- a CDS encoding sugar transferase, protein MIKRILDITIASTALILLSPVYFIVARKVKKNLGSPVLFRQVRPGLHGKPFEMIKFRTMKDALDAEGNPLPDSERLTPFGKMLRATSLDEMPELWNVIKGDMSIVGPRPLLMEYLPLYNEEQAKRHNVRPGITGYAQVNGRNAISWEKKFELDTWYVENQSLWLDFKIMLKTIKKVIAKEDISAEGEATMSKFTGTPEQKK, encoded by the coding sequence ATGATCAAACGCATTTTAGATATCACCATTGCATCGACCGCTTTAATTTTGCTGTCACCAGTGTATTTCATTGTGGCACGCAAGGTGAAAAAGAATTTGGGTTCGCCTGTGTTGTTTCGTCAGGTGCGTCCGGGTTTACACGGCAAACCGTTTGAAATGATCAAGTTCCGTACCATGAAAGATGCGCTTGATGCTGAGGGCAATCCATTACCCGACAGTGAGCGTCTCACCCCATTTGGCAAAATGCTTCGAGCCACCAGTCTCGATGAAATGCCTGAACTATGGAATGTGATTAAAGGCGACATGAGTATTGTTGGTCCACGTCCATTACTCATGGAATATTTACCTTTATACAATGAGGAACAAGCCAAACGCCACAATGTACGTCCGGGCATCACTGGCTATGCGCAAGTGAATGGGCGTAATGCGATTTCATGGGAAAAGAAATTCGAACTCGATACATGGTATGTTGAAAACCAATCACTGTGGCTCGACTTTAAAATCATGCTGAAAACTATAAAAAAAGTCATTGCCAAGGAGGATATCAGTGCCGAAGGCGAGGCAACTATGAGCAAATTTACCGGCACACCGGAACAAAAAAAATGA
- a CDS encoding glycosyltransferase family 4 protein, translating into MKFLMISSFLPSVLNFRGKLLEAIASHGYEIHIMAPEFASFPEELQKLHVLGYHLHEIPMQRTGTNPLADLKLLKNLYQQMRQIQPDYVLSYTIKPVIYGTLASWLAKVPHRFALITGLGYAFQNVESGKRSVFQKMVHGLYAQALKHSDKVFFQNPDDLKLFQDMHLLEADKRTVVVNGSGVNVQDFDVMPLPKNQQGQVKASFLLIARLLGDKGVREYAESARIIKAKHPEAEFHLVGWIDDNPSAISQAELDSWIADGRLKYWGKLTDVRPAIAESSVYVLPSYREGTPRTVLEAMAMGRAIITTDAPGCRETVSHGVNGYLVGVKSVDDLVQSMQYFIEDPKLIELMGQRSREIALNKYDVHQVNKHMLGEMGISA; encoded by the coding sequence ATGAAATTTTTAATGATCAGTAGTTTTTTGCCGTCGGTATTGAATTTTCGTGGCAAATTATTGGAAGCCATTGCTTCCCACGGCTATGAAATTCACATCATGGCACCTGAGTTCGCAAGTTTTCCCGAAGAACTGCAAAAACTACACGTGCTTGGCTATCACTTGCATGAAATCCCAATGCAACGCACGGGTACCAATCCATTGGCAGATTTAAAACTCCTCAAAAACCTGTATCAGCAGATGCGTCAGATTCAGCCGGACTATGTGCTTTCCTATACCATTAAACCGGTCATTTACGGTACCTTAGCGTCATGGCTTGCCAAAGTGCCACATCGTTTTGCGTTGATTACTGGTCTAGGCTATGCCTTTCAAAATGTCGAATCAGGTAAACGCAGTGTGTTCCAAAAAATGGTACATGGCTTATATGCCCAAGCCTTAAAACATAGTGATAAAGTCTTTTTCCAAAATCCAGACGATTTAAAACTCTTCCAAGACATGCATTTGCTTGAAGCCGATAAGCGGACTGTGGTGGTGAATGGGTCAGGCGTAAATGTACAAGATTTTGATGTGATGCCGTTACCAAAAAATCAACAGGGGCAGGTCAAAGCATCCTTCTTACTGATTGCTCGATTACTCGGTGACAAAGGCGTACGTGAATATGCTGAATCGGCACGCATTATTAAAGCAAAGCATCCTGAAGCAGAATTTCATTTGGTCGGATGGATTGATGATAATCCATCAGCGATCTCGCAAGCTGAACTCGATAGTTGGATCGCTGATGGACGACTCAAATATTGGGGCAAACTCACTGATGTGCGTCCTGCCATTGCGGAAAGCTCGGTCTATGTGTTGCCATCTTATCGTGAAGGCACACCACGCACGGTGTTAGAAGCCATGGCGATGGGTCGTGCGATTATTACTACGGATGCACCGGGTTGTCGTGAAACCGTATCACATGGAGTAAACGGCTATTTGGTCGGGGTAAAATCAGTCGATGATTTGGTGCAGAGTATGCAATATTTTATTGAAGACCCAAAACTCATTGAACTGATGGGGCAGCGTTCACGTGAAATTGCCCTCAATAAATATGATGTGCATCAGGTGAATAAACATATGCTGGGTGAAATGGGAATTTCAGCATGA
- a CDS encoding glycosyltransferase, producing MSKPLMVHVITNFAGVGGAEMILARLIQYTEDQYQHVIIALMKTSKVYQGTLDRCQSYYALGWNGLNTLGTIQKLRSLLKQLQPKTVQCWMYHANALTSLSVMGLAQKPNVVWGIHHSLASPKDESISTKIALGLSKVLSKQPSAIIYCAHSSKQQHADFGFQNAHQHVIANGVFLDKFHPNIQLHQPTVIGFAGRYHSAKGYPYLFETMGLLKDENIIFKIAGSGASLDNPEVKALFEQYQLDAEKVHLLDQISDMPAFYQSIDAFLMTSITEGFPNVLVEAMASGLPCISTDVGDAKYIVQDLGSIVPPRNAQALADAILAYTEKTEAEKQALKQATRERVEQNFSIATVSRQYMQVWSQQA from the coding sequence ATGAGCAAGCCATTGATGGTGCATGTCATCACTAACTTTGCAGGCGTCGGTGGTGCTGAGATGATATTGGCACGTCTGATTCAATATACGGAAGATCAGTATCAGCATGTCATTATTGCTTTAATGAAAACATCCAAAGTGTATCAAGGCACTTTAGATCGTTGCCAGTCATACTATGCGCTCGGTTGGAATGGTTTAAATACCTTAGGTACAATTCAAAAACTACGTAGTTTACTCAAACAACTACAACCCAAAACTGTGCAATGTTGGATGTACCATGCCAATGCTTTGACGAGTTTAAGTGTGATGGGTTTAGCCCAAAAACCAAATGTGGTATGGGGGATCCATCACTCGCTTGCTTCCCCAAAAGATGAATCGATCAGTACTAAAATCGCATTGGGTTTAAGTAAGGTTTTATCGAAACAGCCCAGTGCCATTATTTACTGTGCGCATTCATCCAAACAGCAACATGCCGATTTTGGCTTTCAAAACGCCCATCAGCATGTGATTGCCAATGGGGTCTTTCTTGATAAATTTCATCCGAATATTCAGTTGCATCAACCGACCGTAATTGGTTTTGCAGGCCGTTATCACAGCGCCAAAGGTTATCCGTATTTGTTTGAAACCATGGGCTTGCTCAAAGATGAAAACATTATCTTTAAAATTGCGGGTTCAGGTGCGAGCTTAGATAATCCCGAAGTCAAAGCTTTGTTTGAGCAGTATCAGTTAGATGCTGAAAAAGTACATTTACTCGATCAAATCTCAGATATGCCAGCCTTTTATCAATCCATTGATGCATTCCTCATGACTTCGATTACCGAAGGTTTCCCGAATGTCTTAGTCGAAGCCATGGCATCAGGTTTACCGTGTATCAGTACCGATGTCGGTGATGCCAAATATATTGTGCAGGATTTAGGCAGTATTGTTCCGCCACGTAATGCCCAAGCCTTGGCAGATGCGATTTTGGCCTATACAGAAAAAACCGAGGCAGAAAAACAAGCCTTAAAACAAGCAACGCGTGAACGTGTTGAGCAGAATTTCAGTATTGCAACCGTCAGCCGCCAATATATGCAGGTGTGGAGCCAACAGGCATGA
- a CDS encoding glycosyltransferase, with product MLNKVMFFLPSLGGGGAERTVIQLANSFAEQGLKIHLGVCDLNGEKGKLLPEVSPKIELVNFNCGRVMNSISALKIRMKTEYYDCLVATQTHTNIVAGLAKKLAGVNTRLIFREVSTPSKNIKLQGIAKFVLKTLVNWTYPMAQQVVCVSKGVETDFREYYSYKKNNISTIYNPVLDDAYFEKLKVPVTHHFFNDSNKVILAVGRLTEAKNFGFLIRSFKALHDQHVDTRLIILGEGELRGEFEALVAELGLNDVVDLPGFDANPYAYFKYASLFVLSSNWEGLPGVLIQALASKVKVVSTDCPSGPMEILDHAKFGLLVECNDQTGLTQAMQKAIFAEYVHYSDVDFDAHIQQFHKQTVLKQYLRMMESAS from the coding sequence ATGTTGAATAAAGTCATGTTCTTTTTGCCAAGCTTGGGTGGTGGCGGTGCAGAACGTACAGTCATTCAACTCGCCAATAGTTTTGCTGAACAAGGGCTGAAGATCCATTTGGGCGTATGTGATCTAAATGGTGAAAAAGGGAAGCTGTTGCCAGAAGTCAGCCCTAAAATTGAGTTGGTGAATTTCAATTGTGGTCGGGTGATGAATAGCATCAGCGCGTTAAAAATTAGAATGAAAACCGAGTACTATGATTGCTTAGTCGCCACCCAAACCCATACCAATATTGTTGCAGGCCTTGCCAAGAAATTAGCAGGTGTTAACACGCGTTTGATCTTTCGTGAAGTGTCGACGCCGTCAAAAAATATCAAGTTGCAAGGCATCGCCAAATTTGTACTGAAAACCTTGGTGAATTGGACGTATCCGATGGCACAGCAAGTGGTCTGTGTCTCTAAAGGTGTCGAAACTGATTTTCGTGAATATTATAGCTATAAGAAAAATAACATCAGCACCATTTATAATCCTGTTTTAGATGATGCCTATTTCGAAAAACTCAAAGTGCCTGTGACACATCATTTTTTTAATGACAGCAATAAAGTGATTTTGGCCGTCGGGCGTCTAACCGAAGCTAAGAACTTTGGTTTCCTGATTCGTTCATTTAAAGCCTTACATGATCAGCATGTAGATACACGTCTGATTATTTTAGGTGAAGGTGAGCTACGTGGCGAGTTTGAAGCCTTAGTGGCTGAGTTAGGTTTAAATGATGTCGTAGATTTACCCGGTTTTGATGCCAATCCCTATGCCTATTTTAAATATGCATCGCTGTTTGTTTTAAGTTCAAATTGGGAGGGTTTACCGGGTGTGCTGATTCAAGCCTTGGCATCCAAAGTCAAAGTGGTCAGTACCGATTGCCCAAGTGGTCCAATGGAAATTTTAGACCACGCCAAGTTTGGTTTATTGGTCGAATGTAATGATCAAACAGGTCTGACCCAAGCAATGCAAAAAGCGATTTTTGCGGAGTATGTACACTATTCTGATGTCGACTTTGATGCGCATATTCAGCAGTTCCATAAACAAACCGTGTTGAAGCAGTATTTGCGCATGATGGAGTCTGCATCATGA
- a CDS encoding acyltransferase, with product MAFLVSAFLQLFDLAYFMAKGSVAYARKKGVKVGENCRIYIKNWGSEPFLVSIGDHVTVTSGVKFITHDGSTCLVKDAQGKRYQRFAPIQVGSHVFIGVNSIIMPGVTIGSNVVIGAGSVVTKDIPDNAVSIGIPAKVVSSFADYQAKIQSTCASDSDLVGITDYRERVERAMAIQAAKSSH from the coding sequence ATGGCATTTCTTGTTTCTGCTTTTCTACAGTTGTTTGATTTGGCTTATTTTATGGCTAAAGGCAGTGTGGCTTATGCACGTAAAAAGGGAGTAAAGGTTGGCGAAAACTGCCGAATTTATATTAAAAATTGGGGATCAGAACCGTTTTTAGTCTCCATCGGCGATCATGTTACGGTCACTTCAGGCGTGAAGTTTATTACCCATGATGGTAGTACTTGTTTGGTCAAAGACGCGCAAGGCAAACGCTATCAACGCTTTGCTCCGATTCAAGTGGGTTCGCATGTCTTTATTGGTGTAAATAGCATTATTATGCCGGGCGTGACGATTGGCTCGAATGTGGTGATTGGTGCAGGTTCAGTGGTCACCAAAGATATTCCTGATAATGCTGTCTCAATTGGTATCCCTGCCAAAGTGGTCTCTAGCTTTGCCGATTATCAAGCCAAAATACAAAGCACTTGTGCCAGTGATAGCGACTTGGTTGGGATTACGGATTACCGCGAACGCGTGGAACGTGCGATGGCAATTCAAGCCGCAAAAAGCTCACATTAA
- a CDS encoding acyltransferase, whose amino-acid sequence MFFKLLKLMNWFTAQCREQFYNVAFGTKFRYFGRGCTVDISGKVKIGNNVYIGDHVSLIVENGAVLEIADNSFIGENCYIKCFGGKVRIGKDVSINSKSYINGCGGVTLGDNTRIGTQSIIIASNHKFGEPDVLVKDAITKLGVSLGENIWLGARVTVLDGVSIPSNSVIGACSLVSKPLEDAGVYVGSPVKKIKAL is encoded by the coding sequence ATGTTTTTTAAGCTTTTAAAACTGATGAATTGGTTCACTGCACAATGTCGTGAGCAATTTTATAATGTGGCTTTTGGCACCAAATTTCGCTATTTCGGTCGAGGCTGTACGGTCGATATCAGTGGGAAAGTAAAGATCGGCAACAATGTTTATATTGGCGATCATGTCAGTCTCATCGTTGAAAATGGCGCAGTGCTTGAGATTGCCGACAACAGTTTTATTGGTGAAAACTGCTACATCAAATGCTTTGGTGGCAAGGTTAGGATTGGCAAAGATGTCAGCATCAATTCTAAATCTTATATCAATGGCTGTGGCGGTGTGACCCTTGGAGATAACACCCGTATTGGTACACAAAGCATCATTATTGCGAGTAATCATAAGTTTGGTGAGCCTGATGTTTTGGTCAAAGATGCGATTACCAAACTCGGTGTCAGTTTAGGTGAAAATATTTGGCTGGGTGCTCGTGTCACGGTGCTTGATGGTGTCAGTATTCCAAGCAATAGTGTGATTGGTGCTTGTAGTTTGGTGTCCAAACCGCTTGAGGATGCTGGGGTTTATGTCGGTAGTCCCGTCAAGAAAATCAAAGCGCTGTAA